A genomic region of Klebsiella electrica contains the following coding sequences:
- a CDS encoding LPD7 domain-containing protein, which translates to MITRYGGGNNGIAEYLENGRKAEREYTREELDHRLILDGDLQTTNKVIQSIEDKGQERYLHITLSFQESEISTETLHAVAQEYKSLFMNAYHEDEYCFYAEAHLPKIKNLVDNRTGERIERKPHIHIVIPRVNIVTEKSMNPRGDLTNSKTQVQLDAIQEHINHKYNLVSPKDAMRVSDQNYANVLSRTKGDLFNERNSDVKRAIHSRLESENVRSFSDFKTLLSEYGEVKTRNAGKAGEYLSVKLDGDKKFTNLKNPLFSKQYIESRELPLVKPTEKQISARLEAWTSRASHEIKHIYPASSRIREAYKSLDDKGKATFLAERIKSYDEKHKLNKGHTEQSRGRQSRNERGFDPASRLDRIKTGIGLPRLPQRGLVYGINGRAAPTESVSLLPDNAERDLAKRLQERQHSDSEMRRDSDRQFTERGLKTVEQSSLLHELIYQKLNKDAESNEIATMAVIRKEIDPERFLSAVAREFNVNSEIHAVSKAPDGSPRFSVGKRNLNASDFLTKNLNLSWVDAKQFLLKVYADQKANKPFEKPVLNRSLNRREAKERLDSLKSGNKTLRDFVKNERAKMYNDLREMRKELRSIPPSEREVAKGILVYKKLTTLESLAEMEKEGRNIISQYHANWSEGSENMKAVERLKSYLNREEENGIQADQPETSLVKAVEAQKRLEELRRSNTKLKDLVMDKQDGKIVYRDQETESPVFTDKGDFVVASKEASKEEIAVMLDYSREKFGGVLKLTGTDEFKQQCATIAAEKGMNIILRPEKFQKIMLETKAELDANKIHQDEKEMHQPEPETKENAVTRETEREATAQPEARQTVEEVKALLADNEMRRMMMTDDQKRREFSASIDNDTKVKAEINAEIIQAKTGVELDPVSLEQDVINAHKATLEPSKETLKAAVEQTPNPATPSQLKEAVEQATAQPEARQTVEEVKALLADNEMRRMMMTDDQKRREFSASIDNDTKVKAEINAEIIQAKTGVGLDPVSLEQDVINAHKATLEPSKETLKAAVEQTPNPATPSQLKEAVEQATAQPEARQTVEEVKALLADNEMRRMMMTDDQKRREFSASIDNDTKVKAEINAEIIQAKTGVELDPVSLEQDVINAHKATLEPSKEAVYFVKFPKQELNENIRPFNSVQEAVAYKKTVSMLHGINADKASVQAADKSVTEIKGIQEAAKDAVPVPRHELEQAQGRDVSEQDGKILEAIDQYQDKFVSEGLEFNRPEMEAELLNHNLTRDVAEDRMEQKFTEEKSRHNEQERDNGMER; encoded by the coding sequence ATGATCACCCGGTATGGTGGTGGCAATAACGGGATAGCCGAATATCTGGAGAACGGCAGAAAGGCCGAAAGGGAATACACCCGTGAAGAACTGGATCACCGTCTGATTCTGGACGGCGATTTACAAACCACAAATAAAGTTATTCAGAGTATTGAGGATAAGGGGCAGGAGCGTTATCTGCATATCACACTTTCCTTTCAGGAATCGGAGATAAGCACGGAAACGCTTCATGCCGTTGCACAGGAATACAAATCATTATTCATGAATGCCTATCATGAGGATGAATACTGCTTTTATGCCGAGGCACATTTACCAAAGATAAAAAATCTTGTTGATAATCGCACTGGTGAACGGATTGAGCGCAAACCCCATATTCATATCGTAATTCCGAGAGTTAATATTGTAACTGAAAAATCAATGAATCCTAGAGGGGATTTAACTAACTCAAAAACTCAGGTGCAGTTAGACGCTATTCAGGAACACATTAATCACAAATACAATCTTGTCAGCCCGAAAGATGCCATGCGCGTCAGCGACCAGAATTATGCTAATGTGCTTTCACGGACAAAAGGCGACCTGTTTAATGAGCGTAACAGCGATGTTAAACGGGCTATTCATTCTCGACTTGAAAGTGAAAACGTTCGCTCATTCAGTGATTTTAAAACCCTTTTGTCAGAGTATGGCGAGGTTAAAACACGCAATGCAGGTAAGGCCGGAGAGTATTTATCTGTAAAACTTGATGGTGATAAGAAATTTACCAATCTTAAAAATCCGCTTTTCAGTAAACAGTATATTGAATCGCGTGAGTTACCTTTGGTTAAACCTACTGAAAAACAAATCTCAGCACGTCTTGAGGCGTGGACAAGCCGCGCAAGTCATGAGATTAAACATATTTACCCCGCATCATCGCGTATTCGTGAGGCTTACAAATCACTGGATGATAAGGGCAAAGCGACTTTTCTTGCAGAGAGGATAAAAAGCTATGACGAAAAACACAAACTTAACAAAGGACATACTGAACAATCGAGAGGACGGCAGAGCCGTAATGAGCGAGGTTTTGATCCAGCTTCCCGACTCGATAGAATTAAAACAGGAATCGGCTTGCCACGTTTGCCCCAACGCGGTCTGGTTTACGGAATCAACGGGCGAGCAGCACCCACCGAATCTGTCAGTTTACTGCCAGATAATGCGGAGCGTGATCTGGCAAAGCGGCTACAAGAGCGACAACATTCTGATAGCGAAATGCGACGGGATTCTGATAGACAATTCACAGAGCGAGGATTAAAAACGGTTGAACAATCTTCATTGCTTCATGAGTTAATTTACCAGAAATTAAATAAAGATGCTGAAAGCAATGAGATTGCAACGATGGCGGTTATCAGAAAAGAAATTGACCCGGAACGATTTTTATCCGCCGTTGCCAGAGAATTTAATGTAAATTCTGAAATTCATGCTGTCAGTAAAGCGCCGGACGGTTCCCCCCGGTTTTCAGTGGGTAAAAGGAATCTTAATGCGTCAGATTTTTTAACCAAGAACCTGAATCTTTCATGGGTGGACGCAAAACAATTCCTTTTAAAAGTCTATGCAGATCAGAAAGCGAATAAACCATTTGAAAAACCTGTTTTAAACCGTTCTTTAAACAGAAGGGAAGCGAAGGAACGTTTGGATTCTTTGAAGTCAGGCAATAAAACATTACGCGATTTTGTTAAAAATGAACGCGCAAAAATGTATAATGATTTACGTGAAATGCGTAAAGAACTCCGCAGCATTCCACCCTCCGAACGTGAAGTGGCAAAAGGTATACTGGTTTACAAAAAACTCACAACGTTAGAATCACTGGCTGAAATGGAAAAAGAAGGGCGTAACATTATTAGCCAGTATCATGCAAACTGGTCAGAAGGAAGCGAAAACATGAAAGCTGTAGAAAGGTTAAAAAGTTATTTAAATCGTGAAGAAGAAAATGGCATTCAGGCTGACCAGCCTGAAACGTCACTGGTTAAAGCCGTTGAAGCTCAAAAACGGCTGGAAGAACTACGCCGCAGCAACACTAAACTGAAAGATCTGGTGATGGACAAACAAGACGGGAAAATTGTCTATCGTGATCAGGAAACGGAATCCCCGGTGTTTACGGATAAAGGTGATTTTGTTGTTGCAAGCAAGGAAGCCTCTAAGGAAGAAATCGCCGTTATGCTGGATTATTCACGGGAAAAATTCGGCGGTGTCCTGAAACTCACCGGAACGGATGAATTTAAACAGCAATGCGCGACAATTGCCGCAGAAAAAGGGATGAACATTATCCTTCGCCCTGAAAAATTCCAGAAAATTATGCTGGAAACAAAAGCTGAACTGGATGCAAATAAAATCCACCAGGACGAAAAGGAAATGCACCAACCGGAGCCGGAAACCAAAGAGAATGCTGTCACACGTGAAACGGAACGGGAAGCCACAGCGCAGCCGGAAGCGCGTCAAACAGTGGAAGAAGTCAAAGCACTGCTGGCTGATAATGAAATGCGCCGCATGATGATGACCGACGACCAGAAACGCCGTGAGTTCAGCGCCTCGATAGACAACGACACCAAAGTTAAGGCCGAGATTAACGCCGAAATCATCCAGGCCAAAACGGGCGTGGAGCTTGATCCGGTATCACTGGAGCAGGACGTTATCAACGCGCACAAAGCCACGCTGGAGCCGTCTAAAGAGACACTGAAAGCAGCGGTAGAGCAGACACCTAACCCGGCAACGCCAAGCCAGCTTAAAGAGGCGGTAGAACAGGCCACAGCGCAGCCGGAAGCGCGTCAGACAGTGGAAGAAGTCAAAGCACTGCTGGCTGATAATGAAATGCGCCGCATGATGATGACCGACGACCAGAAACGCCGTGAGTTCAGCGCCTCGATAGACAACGACACCAAAGTTAAGGCCGAGATTAACGCCGAAATCATCCAGGCCAAAACGGGCGTGGGACTTGATCCGGTATCACTGGAGCAGGACGTTATCAACGCGCACAAAGCCACGCTGGAGCCGTCTAAAGAGACACTGAAAGCAGCGGTAGAGCAGACACCTAACCCGGCAACGCCAAGCCAGCTTAAAGAGGCGGTAGAACAGGCCACAGCGCAGCCGGAAGCGCGTCAGACAGTGGAAGAAGTCAAAGCACTGCTGGCTGATAATGAAATGCGCCGCATGATGATGACCGACGACCAGAAACGCCGTGAGTTCAGCGCCTCTATAGACAACGACACTAAAGTTAAGGCCGAGATTAACGCCGAAATCATCCAGGCCAAAACGGGCGTGGAGCTTGATCCGGTATCACTGGAGCAGGACGTTATCAACGCGCACAAAGCCACGCTGGAGCCGTCTAAAGAGGCCGTTTATTTTGTGAAATTCCCTAAACAGGAGCTGAACGAAAATATTCGACCGTTTAACTCCGTACAGGAGGCAGTCGCCTACAAAAAAACAGTTTCCATGCTGCATGGCATAAACGCAGATAAAGCCAGCGTACAGGCCGCAGATAAGTCTGTTACTGAAATAAAAGGGATTCAGGAAGCTGCTAAAGATGCCGTACCGGTTCCCCGCCATGAACTGGAACAAGCGCAGGGCAGGGACGTATCAGAGCAGGACGGTAAGATCCTTGAAGCAATCGACCAGTACCAGGATAAATTTGTCTCCGAAGGTCTGGAGTTTAACCGCCCTGAAATGGAGGCCGAATTACTTAATCACAATCTGACAAGGGATGTTGCAGAGGACAGAATGGAGCAGAAATTCACGGAAGAAAAATCCCGCCATAATGAGCAGGAACGTGATAACGGCATGGAGCGATAG
- a CDS encoding TraK family protein: MSDWRRKQRTGKGKFLPLLDEINARLNTGETVKQIYISYKESMAIELSYVQFTRYVNKYCKDNNIHLTKMNDDKRQNKTKQKNNEPENKNKFGDDFNDYMNVCYQKEKLVQQAIENDISVETISSWGCANFVQVSNALGNYIRNKR, from the coding sequence ATGTCAGACTGGAGAAGAAAACAAAGAACAGGTAAAGGCAAATTCCTGCCTCTTTTGGATGAAATTAATGCACGGTTAAATACTGGTGAAACAGTCAAACAAATATACATTTCTTATAAAGAAAGCATGGCAATTGAACTGAGCTATGTGCAATTTACTCGCTACGTGAATAAATATTGCAAGGATAATAACATTCATCTTACAAAGATGAATGATGATAAAAGACAAAACAAAACAAAACAAAAAAACAACGAGCCAGAAAATAAAAATAAATTTGGTGATGATTTCAATGACTACATGAATGTTTGTTATCAAAAAGAAAAACTTGTTCAACAGGCCATAGAAAATGATATTTCTGTGGAAACAATAAGCTCATGGGGCTGTGCTAACTTTGTTCAGGTTAGTAATGCTCTCGGTAATTACATACGAAACAAAAGGTAA
- a CDS encoding plasmid mobilization protein, with translation MKKTNKSVHVTFRLTEDEYAPFAKAIEQLDMSKSEFFRMLSLNQINGYQPDHRQQPDYKRCLFYLHKTSNNMNQIAHRLNTDNAKGIISDALYKKLLNALIGIRNTLQDVTK, from the coding sequence ATGAAAAAAACAAACAAGAGCGTACATGTTACATTCAGGTTAACCGAAGATGAGTATGCGCCATTTGCTAAAGCTATTGAGCAGCTTGATATGAGTAAATCCGAGTTTTTCAGAATGTTGTCGCTCAATCAGATAAATGGCTATCAGCCAGACCATCGCCAGCAACCTGATTACAAGCGTTGCCTGTTTTACTTACATAAAACCAGCAACAACATGAATCAGATTGCCCATCGCCTGAATACTGATAACGCTAAAGGTATTATATCAGATGCCTTATATAAAAAATTACTCAATGCGCTGATTGGTATCAGAAACACCTTGCAGGACGTGACAAAATGA
- the stbB gene encoding StbB family protein yields MYLKLAIVNNSGNVGKSTICQTMLKPRLDESEIIKVETINTDGTDDKKLSAKEFDEIIKRIDDSECTIIDVGSSNIEQFIIQMNEYQGSHDLIDYFVVPVVREAKQQTDSIQTISALMAMGVEPDRFKVIFNLAEKDTSIEKQYAIFLANDICKEIAGKNHSVVYHNNIFNILNKAGLSYDEVYNDNRDFRTLIRSAASKEERQELSNLRTVKMLMNGFNSDLDVAFQNLNLG; encoded by the coding sequence ATGTATCTGAAACTTGCAATTGTTAACAATAGCGGAAACGTCGGTAAATCTACTATTTGTCAGACCATGCTTAAACCTCGTCTTGATGAATCAGAGATTATTAAAGTTGAAACAATTAACACTGACGGAACAGATGACAAAAAACTTTCCGCTAAAGAATTTGATGAAATCATCAAGCGTATTGATGATAGTGAATGCACGATCATTGATGTGGGTTCATCCAATATTGAACAATTCATTATTCAGATGAATGAGTATCAAGGAAGTCATGACCTGATTGATTATTTTGTTGTACCTGTAGTTAGAGAAGCAAAACAACAGACAGATTCAATCCAGACAATTTCAGCATTAATGGCAATGGGAGTTGAGCCAGACCGTTTCAAAGTAATTTTCAACCTTGCTGAAAAAGATACGTCAATAGAAAAACAATATGCAATATTCTTAGCAAATGATATTTGCAAAGAAATTGCAGGTAAAAATCATTCAGTAGTCTATCATAACAATATTTTTAACATTCTTAATAAAGCCGGATTATCTTACGATGAAGTGTATAACGATAATCGTGACTTCCGAACTCTTATCCGGTCAGCAGCTTCAAAAGAAGAACGTCAGGAACTCTCTAACCTGCGTACAGTCAAAATGCTGATGAATGGCTTTAACAGCGATCTGGACGTAGCATTTCAAAATCTCAATCTTGGTTAA